Proteins co-encoded in one Bacillus paramycoides genomic window:
- a CDS encoding aspartate aminotransferase family protein, with amino-acid sequence MSDWFQLDKEYMMSTYCRTKVAIERGEGCKLYDVDGKEYVDLFSGVGVNVLGYNHPKIVQTTMEQVTKSLHLPFHFLNPVAIEYAKKLVDCSLKNGKVFFTNSGTEATETTLKLIDKYRANTNEEREGIVVMKNSFHGRTLGALHFTRQESVYQNFPKTSIPVYEVERENIEQLEETIVKENPIAIMLEPVLGSGGIYPLSREYLHGVQHLCEKYNVLLIVDEVQSGMGRTGKLFAYQNFNITPDIIQIGKGAGGGIPLGGIIVGEKLCDVFAPGDHGTTFAHSSMGTALGLTVLNTLIEDGLMQEAYETSLYLNDKLQEIQKENSYYIQEVRHAGMMFGISLNDTNENVKKLQVELMEKGMLVDVTQGNIIRLLPPYIITKEEIDAFITQFISCMDKVAAVVSA; translated from the coding sequence ATGTCGGATTGGTTTCAATTAGATAAGGAATATATGATGTCTACGTATTGTCGTACGAAGGTTGCGATAGAAAGAGGAGAAGGGTGCAAGCTTTATGATGTGGATGGTAAAGAGTATGTAGACTTATTTTCTGGTGTCGGAGTGAACGTATTAGGGTATAATCATCCGAAAATTGTACAAACGACAATGGAACAAGTTACAAAATCGTTGCATCTGCCGTTTCATTTTTTAAATCCAGTTGCGATTGAATATGCAAAGAAATTAGTGGATTGCTCATTAAAAAATGGAAAGGTCTTTTTTACAAACTCTGGTACGGAAGCGACAGAAACAACGTTGAAATTAATTGATAAATATAGAGCTAATACGAATGAAGAACGTGAAGGAATCGTAGTGATGAAGAATAGTTTCCATGGGCGTACATTAGGAGCACTTCATTTTACGAGACAAGAAAGTGTATATCAAAATTTCCCTAAAACATCGATTCCTGTATATGAAGTAGAGCGCGAGAATATAGAGCAATTAGAAGAAACAATTGTTAAAGAAAATCCAATTGCAATTATGTTAGAACCTGTATTAGGCAGCGGGGGTATTTATCCTTTATCGCGTGAATATTTACATGGTGTTCAACACTTATGTGAGAAATACAATGTACTACTTATTGTTGATGAAGTACAAAGTGGTATGGGGAGAACGGGGAAACTATTTGCTTATCAAAATTTCAATATTACACCAGATATTATTCAAATTGGTAAAGGAGCAGGAGGCGGGATCCCGCTTGGAGGAATTATTGTAGGTGAAAAGTTATGCGATGTATTTGCACCAGGAGATCACGGCACAACGTTTGCTCATTCATCTATGGGAACAGCTTTAGGGTTAACGGTATTAAACACATTGATTGAAGATGGTTTAATGCAAGAAGCGTATGAAACGTCACTATATTTAAATGATAAGTTGCAAGAAATCCAGAAAGAAAATTCTTATTATATTCAGGAAGTACGTCATGCTGGTATGATGTTTGGAATTAGTTTGAATGATACGAATGAAAATGTGAAGAAATTACAGGTAGAGCTAATGGAGAAAGGAATGTTAGTTGACGTTACACAAGGGAACATCATTCGTTTACTCCCTCCGTATATAATTACGAAAGAAGAAATTGATGCATTTATTACTCAATTTATTTCTTGTATGGATAAAGTTGCTGCTGTAGTAAGTGCTTAA
- a CDS encoding glycosyltransferase, with amino-acid sequence MDFQTTEPFILKVDWDKVTYEFLIRIKPNASNTIVFGSGAGGFQEQPIGPPIFHRHSWMDEFEDTVIYYNDPTLYLGKLSLGWGQGELDRFYLQDIANILEIVFAKLKIDSENVLFYGSSGGGFMSLILAGFVKGSTALINNPQTNLLKWIPVPINLVFDLSYPGLSREEVEEKFGERINVVKFFNHIKYVPNIYFLQNFACEFDVQNHLLPFISELEQLDKDTEVNEIVIDLYFDKKAGHAAVGKSETIEYIKKVKPNQTVKEKQKEVGLSVVIVLGEEKSKLNQILNKLQHIKPLEIIIVADDRMSVIQTLPTFVESNVVVIEEKNKWKAPVHGAKIANGDVVLFLDGEDVIFSVELERFIEPILKKEQDVILNNIDSVCFEKMRVEWPSIAMVYRKIVNDVLGCMDLKYDSMLSMPYAITKKAIEDIGYDTLQNPVLSQITLIEKGWRLQSSSAITNTSLNNIPANKTSFYKNELTKLEVCEIKENIKALESWLQRKDDRGDYTDGGRKRDIIEQLKKQKNYSHFHKGWGMNSSIYNGKQLSIVIPAQNEEGTIKEVILEARKVEPKEIIVVINGSTDQTEVIAKQSGATVIVYEETLGHDVGRAIGAQEATGDILLFIDADFAIPAKDLHPLTQAVADGVDMVLNDLNLNLRFPLYIVNLYKYMLNIACNRKDLGVGSTIAVPHAISRKCLEGIGWDTLHTACVAQVKAILEGYKVECVHFVDVMKPNRIRPNEHFATVGHPPAVLRITGDHVEGLSYLLKNRDFKDLF; translated from the coding sequence ATGGATTTTCAAACTACAGAACCATTTATACTCAAGGTTGATTGGGATAAAGTAACGTATGAATTTTTAATTCGTATTAAGCCTAATGCTTCTAACACTATTGTTTTTGGATCCGGAGCAGGTGGATTTCAAGAACAGCCAATTGGTCCGCCTATTTTTCATCGACATTCATGGATGGATGAATTTGAAGATACTGTTATATATTATAATGATCCTACATTATATCTTGGAAAATTATCTTTAGGTTGGGGACAGGGGGAGTTAGATAGATTTTACTTGCAAGATATAGCAAATATTTTAGAAATAGTATTTGCAAAGTTAAAAATTGATTCGGAAAATGTGTTGTTTTATGGTAGTTCCGGGGGAGGGTTTATGTCTTTAATTTTAGCTGGATTCGTTAAGGGCTCCACAGCTTTAATTAATAATCCTCAAACAAATTTATTAAAATGGATACCTGTACCAATAAATCTAGTTTTCGATTTGTCTTATCCAGGTTTATCAAGAGAAGAAGTTGAGGAGAAATTTGGCGAAAGAATTAATGTTGTGAAATTTTTTAATCACATTAAATATGTACCAAATATTTATTTTTTGCAAAATTTCGCATGTGAATTTGATGTGCAAAATCATTTACTACCATTCATTTCTGAATTAGAACAATTGGATAAGGATACGGAAGTAAATGAAATTGTAATAGATTTATATTTCGATAAGAAAGCAGGGCATGCAGCTGTAGGTAAGAGTGAAACAATTGAATATATAAAAAAAGTAAAGCCTAATCAGACTGTAAAAGAAAAACAAAAAGAAGTGGGGCTGTCAGTCGTTATAGTTTTAGGAGAAGAAAAATCGAAATTGAATCAAATTTTAAACAAATTGCAGCATATAAAACCACTAGAAATTATTATTGTAGCTGATGATAGAATGAGTGTGATACAAACTTTACCCACATTTGTTGAAAGTAATGTTGTTGTGATTGAAGAAAAAAATAAATGGAAAGCACCAGTTCATGGGGCAAAAATCGCCAATGGAGATGTAGTCTTATTTTTAGATGGGGAAGATGTCATTTTTTCGGTAGAATTAGAGCGATTTATAGAACCGATACTGAAAAAGGAACAGGATGTAATTTTGAATAACATAGACTCCGTATGTTTTGAAAAGATGAGAGTAGAATGGCCAAGTATTGCTATGGTGTATAGAAAAATAGTGAACGATGTTTTGGGGTGTATGGATTTAAAATATGATTCGATGTTATCTATGCCATATGCCATTACAAAAAAAGCAATTGAAGACATTGGATATGACACTTTGCAAAACCCGGTTCTATCTCAAATAACTCTTATTGAGAAAGGGTGGCGACTACAATCCTCGTCAGCTATCACTAACACCTCCTTGAATAATATACCCGCAAACAAAACCTCTTTCTATAAAAATGAATTAACTAAATTAGAAGTATGTGAGATTAAAGAGAATATAAAAGCTTTGGAGAGTTGGTTACAACGAAAAGATGATAGAGGAGACTATACAGATGGAGGAAGAAAAAGAGACATTATAGAGCAACTAAAAAAACAAAAGAATTATTCGCATTTCCATAAAGGGTGGGGGATGAATTCATCAATTTATAATGGAAAACAGTTATCAATTGTTATACCGGCACAAAATGAAGAAGGGACGATTAAAGAAGTTATTCTTGAAGCGAGAAAAGTTGAACCGAAAGAAATAATTGTTGTCATTAACGGATCAACAGATCAGACAGAAGTAATCGCTAAGCAATCAGGGGCAACCGTAATTGTTTATGAAGAAACATTAGGGCATGATGTAGGACGGGCAATTGGTGCACAAGAAGCCACAGGGGATATACTTCTCTTTATTGATGCTGATTTTGCTATTCCAGCAAAAGATCTTCATCCGTTAACGCAAGCTGTTGCGGATGGTGTTGATATGGTTTTAAACGATTTAAATTTAAATCTTAGATTTCCTCTATATATTGTAAATTTATATAAATATATGTTGAATATTGCTTGTAACCGTAAAGATTTAGGGGTAGGATCTACAATTGCTGTTCCCCATGCTATTAGTAGAAAATGTTTAGAGGGAATCGGGTGGGACACTCTTCACACAGCGTGTGTTGCGCAAGTAAAGGCAATATTAGAAGGGTATAAAGTCGAATGTGTCCATTTTGTAGATGTAATGAAACCAAATCGTATTCGTCCAAATGAGCACTTTGCAACAGTAGGACATCCACCAGCTGTATTGAGAATTACCGGCGATCATGTAGAAGGGCTTTCTTATTTACTGAAGAATAGGGATTTTAAAGATTTATTTTAA
- a CDS encoding glycosyltransferase family 2 protein, which yields MKSLTVIILYSEREQILEESIQSIWKLNPLEIIIFVPNDRSNLYEIAKKHKCHIVVMDKYSTHDDGYEASIKAAKGDVLLFIDSNFSLSSNEMKNFIEPVVTNQADVVLNKIDKFIEVGKCPNMDIVWRKMLNEILSRPDLKSNSILSLPYALTKEVVVNIGFDYMKNIVLAHMNIVNQGWRINDQYAIKTLSRDETLQEEGYLVKKELLENEKEKVKKYLIGISKWIEKKGRRVGFTDAGKRRDIIQRLGESKQYPSYHRGWGMHSSIYNGKQLSVIIPVQNEEETIEQVVLEARKIEPLEIIVVVNGSTDQTANITKRLGATIIEYNERLGHNVGRAIGALEATGDILLFIDGDFSVSGSNLHHFTKAVSAGVDIALNDLNPMLHPPFYVVDVVKYMLNLAYNRPELSNGSLVAIPHAMSRSCLDAIGWESLLCPSLAQVKAILQGYRVECVHYVDVVKPNRIRLMENVSHNGHPPAVLRIIGDHVEALSYLIEHLEIDGKGD from the coding sequence ATGAAATCGTTAACGGTTATTATTTTGTATAGTGAAAGAGAGCAAATATTAGAAGAGTCAATTCAATCTATATGGAAGTTAAATCCTCTTGAAATTATAATTTTCGTTCCTAACGATAGAAGTAATTTGTATGAAATAGCAAAGAAGCATAAATGTCATATTGTTGTGATGGATAAATATAGTACGCATGATGATGGGTACGAAGCTTCTATAAAGGCAGCAAAAGGAGATGTATTGTTATTTATAGATAGTAATTTTTCATTATCTTCAAATGAAATGAAGAATTTTATTGAGCCAGTCGTTACAAATCAGGCTGATGTAGTATTAAATAAAATAGATAAATTTATAGAAGTTGGTAAATGTCCAAATATGGATATTGTTTGGAGAAAAATGTTAAATGAAATTTTAAGTCGACCAGATTTAAAAAGTAATTCAATACTTTCATTACCATATGCACTTACGAAAGAAGTAGTGGTAAATATCGGCTTTGATTATATGAAAAATATCGTTCTAGCTCATATGAACATAGTGAATCAAGGCTGGCGGATTAACGATCAATATGCAATAAAAACGTTATCTAGAGATGAGACGTTACAAGAAGAAGGGTATTTAGTTAAAAAAGAATTGTTAGAAAATGAAAAAGAGAAAGTGAAAAAATATTTAATCGGTATTTCTAAATGGATAGAGAAAAAGGGAAGAAGAGTAGGGTTTACTGATGCAGGAAAAAGAAGAGATATTATTCAAAGATTAGGTGAAAGCAAGCAGTATCCTTCGTATCATCGAGGCTGGGGAATGCATTCTTCAATTTATAACGGGAAGCAACTTTCTGTCATTATACCAGTGCAAAATGAAGAAGAGACTATAGAACAAGTAGTACTTGAGGCAAGAAAAATAGAACCGCTAGAAATAATTGTCGTTGTAAATGGTTCGACAGATCAAACGGCTAATATTACTAAAAGACTTGGTGCTACTATTATTGAATATAACGAACGACTTGGTCATAATGTTGGACGTGCTATTGGAGCGCTTGAAGCTACAGGAGATATTCTTTTATTTATTGATGGTGATTTTAGCGTTTCAGGAAGTAATTTGCATCACTTTACAAAAGCAGTTTCAGCTGGTGTAGACATAGCATTAAATGATTTGAATCCGATGTTACATCCTCCGTTTTATGTTGTAGACGTCGTAAAATATATGCTTAATTTAGCATATAATCGTCCAGAATTAAGTAATGGCTCATTAGTAGCAATTCCACATGCTATGAGTAGATCATGCTTAGATGCAATAGGGTGGGAAAGTTTACTATGCCCTAGTCTTGCACAAGTAAAAGCTATATTACAAGGGTATAGAGTAGAATGTGTACATTACGTTGATGTTGTAAAACCGAATAGAATTCGTTTAATGGAGAATGTAAGTCACAATGGACATCCTCCGGCAGTATTAAGAATAATTGGTGATCACGTTGAAGCTCTCTCTTACTTAATAGAACATCTTGAAATAGATGGAAAGGGTGATTAA
- a CDS encoding catalase produces the protein MNENYDKQGQSLLGNDFNEDRERNEQATLHSQTVGSRGPVLEQDSVLHETLQEFIHEKILERPVHVKGFGAFGYFQTIYPMSEHTKLNFLQQSNETVPVMVRFSLAVSTKGTPDTSRNVRGFSTKFYTKEGIFDLLCNHIPVFSVRDPMRFPETIHALLPSPKNNLIDPSSFWSFVAKAPESIHFVIHLYSDAGTAKSLRHIPGHSVNTYVWRNAEGNRKYVKYHWYPFEGVQFITSEEAIKLAAENPDYSGKDLYDAIANGKPVEYGLYVQLMDPKDEEHLSYDPLDDTKVWDEKVYPLIPVGKMVLNKNPENYMEQVEKVAFSPSNLLDGAELSDDKMLQGRANIYSDSQRRRIGPEFRKLTINQQQNWTPAKQITSSDGRYVEGKLERTSITKQDDFTQPSEFYAKLKPIEKEHLAKNLASDMKVISDDIRKVVLGYFHKVSADLAAKIESALQKI, from the coding sequence ATGAATGAAAACTATGATAAGCAGGGGCAATCTTTACTAGGGAATGACTTTAATGAAGATAGAGAACGTAATGAACAAGCTACACTTCACTCACAAACAGTTGGTTCACGTGGACCTGTTCTAGAGCAAGATAGTGTACTTCACGAGACGTTACAAGAATTTATTCACGAAAAAATTTTAGAAAGACCTGTTCATGTAAAAGGATTTGGTGCGTTCGGTTATTTTCAAACGATTTATCCAATGTCTGAACATACGAAACTAAATTTTTTACAACAGTCTAATGAGACAGTTCCCGTTATGGTACGATTTTCATTAGCTGTTAGTACGAAAGGCACACCTGATACTTCTAGAAATGTACGCGGTTTTTCTACAAAGTTTTATACAAAGGAAGGCATTTTCGACCTTTTATGTAACCACATCCCTGTCTTTTCCGTTCGTGATCCGATGCGCTTCCCAGAAACAATTCACGCGTTATTACCTTCACCTAAAAATAACTTAATAGACCCTAGTAGTTTTTGGAGCTTTGTCGCTAAAGCACCTGAATCCATTCATTTCGTTATTCATTTATATTCTGATGCTGGTACGGCCAAAAGTCTTCGCCACATTCCGGGACATAGTGTTAATACATATGTTTGGAGAAATGCAGAAGGTAACCGAAAATATGTAAAGTATCATTGGTACCCATTTGAAGGTGTACAATTCATTACTAGTGAGGAAGCAATTAAACTGGCTGCTGAAAACCCTGATTATAGCGGGAAAGATTTATATGATGCAATCGCAAATGGTAAACCAGTGGAATACGGATTATACGTCCAGCTCATGGACCCAAAAGATGAAGAACATCTTTCTTATGACCCTTTAGATGATACAAAAGTATGGGATGAAAAGGTATATCCTCTTATACCAGTCGGCAAAATGGTATTAAACAAAAATCCTGAAAATTATATGGAGCAAGTAGAAAAAGTCGCCTTCTCCCCTTCTAATTTACTAGACGGCGCAGAACTATCAGATGATAAAATGTTGCAAGGGCGGGCTAACATTTATAGTGATTCTCAAAGAAGAAGAATTGGACCTGAGTTCCGCAAATTAACGATTAACCAACAGCAAAATTGGACACCTGCTAAGCAAATAACAAGTAGTGATGGAAGATATGTTGAAGGTAAACTCGAAAGAACCTCTATAACGAAACAGGATGACTTTACGCAGCCTAGTGAATTTTATGCGAAGTTAAAACCGATAGAAAAAGAGCATCTTGCTAAAAACTTAGCTAGTGATATGAAAGTTATCTCCGATGATATTAGAAAGGTCGTTTTAGGGTATTTTCATAAAGTGTCTGCTGATTTAGCTGCAAAGATTGAGAGTGCGTTGCAAAAGATTTAA